Within the Methanothermobacter sp. genome, the region GACATAATATTATAAAAGTTTCGGGAAAGCCATCGGCTGCAACTTCATGATAAGCGTGGGCTGCCACTGGTCCTGAGTACATGTAACCTGCATGTGGTGCTATGACAGCCTTTAGTTTCCTTTTGTTTCCTATTTTTGGTATTTTTCCTGGGCCTAGTTTATGTTGGAAGCACCATTCTATCCTTTTTCTTAGCGCGTCTGCTTCGGCTTCATAGAATGTTCCTGCTACTGCAGGGTTTCTTTTCATAAAATCACATCATATTTTTACTTCGAATTCTGTTGGGGGAACATCAAGGTCCTCGTCTTCTTTTAGTATGCCTTTTTCTCTGAGGAATTGCCTTGTGAGCAGCCAATAGACTAGTGCTAGGGCTTTTCTGCCTTTGTTGTTCACTGGTATGGCTATGTCCACGTTCCCTAGCAGGTTTTCGGTATCGCATAGGGCGACTACTGGTATGTTCACTTGTTTTGCTTCTACGATGGCTTGGGAGTCTGCTCTTGGATCTGTTGCGACGAGTACCTTGGGTTCTATGAATTTTGGGAAGTTTGGGTTTGTTAGCGTACCTGGGATGAATCTGCCGGGGATTGTTTTAGCCCCGGTTATTTCTCCGAACTTTTTCACGGGTTTTTGCCCGTATTGTCTTGTTGATACTGCAAGTATGTCATCTGGTTCATATTTTGCCAGGAATTTT harbors:
- the rpsB gene encoding 30S ribosomal protein S2, which gives rise to MAELLIPLDKYLAAGLHIGTQQKTADMEKYIYRVRSDGLYVLDIRKTNDRIIAAAKFLAKYEPDDILAVSTRQYGQKPVKKFGEITGAKTIPGRFIPGTLTNPNFPKFIEPKVLVATDPRADSQAIVEAKQVNIPVVALCDTENLLGNVDIAIPVNNKGRKALALVYWLLTRQFLREKGILKEDEDLDVPPTEFEVKI